The genomic segment GCCGTCTCTATGTGATTGGGCCACAGACAATAAATGGCCACATATACTCAtaatatatgtacacataaatgTGGCCAGTTATATCTGTATATAACTGTATATAATGTGAAAttaacaaacacatgaaagagTCATGGTTCTAATCCGAAATACTCCCACAGGTATAGTAACAGTAGGTGACATCAATGGTACATTTTAGTGTGGGTATCAGATATATGCATCATctcaataaataatgataaaattaaatatatctgaaTTTCAGTTTGTATCAAACTGATGAGCACTATGTGCTGAGTGCAAAAATTGACACCCAAGAGAAGTTGCCCAAGATTCTATCTCAAGCATCTGCTACCCTGCAGGACTCTGTGTTCTGAAACTAATGCCTCTATGTGGGCGAAGATTGGGTGAAATGACCAATTAATAAGTCAACCGAGAAACGGTAAAGGGCCTTCAGTGATTATCTAGTGCCTTTAGTGATTACCTAGTGCCTGAGCTTTTGGCTCTTTCTAAATATTGTGAACTATTTAATGAGATTTGGTAACCAGATGGCAAGCCTCCCTCTGACTCTGAATTTAAGAAATGTTATGTCTTCTATGCAATatgaattatacttcaaaaacCCGACCAAATATTCTGCTTTTCTGCTGAATTCAGTTCAACCTATTTGCATCTATGTCTGAATATTCTAGTGAATGCTATGTAGCTGCTGCCTTCCATCTTGTACTGTGCTCAATCTTCACACATGTGAGGTTCAAAGAACAAAACCTGCCATGTGCTATTCCCCTGAAGGAAGAATTGAAAGGAAACACAGTGGCTAAAGTATTCCTCAGAAGAGAGCTAGTAAGGATCTCAAAGCTTCCTTCCCTTTAGCTGCATGACAGATGGCTTCTTAGGTCTGAATCGGGTAACTGGACATGGGATGTTAGAAGACAGCTCACAATCAGAAACCGAGATCACTAAACTTCAGGAATGAACTTTCTCCTTCCAAACCACaacaaaatactttgcaaaaTTGGACTCCTTCAATAGGGTATTAGTATCATGAGTTTTGAAATAAGAGGAAAGGGAGATAGGAaaagagacagatggagagacaaagagacagagagattaaCTTGCAAAAGATTACACAACTAAAATGAGGAGTGACAGACACCTTAGGTCATCTGACCCTAATGTTCTTGTTATTTCCACCCAAACACGAAGAACACTACAAAAGTAGCCTTGACGTAGAATCCCACTCCAAGATATGTGGGACACCCCTTCGCCTTCACTGGTAAATGGTCATGCCCTCATGTCGTGAGCCTACTCCAAGACAAAATTTTGACATGACTCCCAACTGACAATGGTAGACAATTCTAAAGGTGGAAGGATTCCCatcattaaagaagaaattaaatattccatttaagAAAATTAGAGGATTAAAAGCAATTATCCAAAACACCCTTTGGCATGGCTTGGAGAACAGTGACATAGAAAAAGCACTGCCTTACTCAGCGCAACCAGCAATAGCTTCTATTAATTAGTGAGAGGGTCTCCAAGACCTTGGAGCAGAGGTTTCATGAGACTTCATCTTCTTGCTGCAGTATCCGCACatgatatttgtttttacatatgCTATTCTGAAGTGCGGTAACACCGGAGCTAGGAGAAAAGCATTGGTAGACCAGCCGATGGCACTAAGTCTGTACAAAGCAATTGTTTAGGTAAAAATGCAAATGCAGCTTTTTGGGAATTCACTGAATTGAGGTCTCTAATGAGTATCTGGATATGAAAAAAACTTATATCATATTTACCCATTTTGATCAAAACATCATAGAGAAAGTGTACCAAAATATTAATTGAAGAGTCCTGGTAGTGTTATATGGGTTTTCACAGCATAATTCCTTCAACTTGTCTGTGTTTGGAATTTGCCATAATGAAATTTTGGTTAACTTTATCTGGTCTTCAAATATGTATATTAATGATATGGGGTATATTATAtggagatatctatctatatatatatatatatatctatacatctatatatctatatctatatctatatctatatctatatatttccatataatcAGGCCTTCTGATTCACTGAGCCTGTTCTGACATTCAACTGAATCTCAGTACAGAGAATAATTgtggagagggaaacaaacttGCCTTTTactatagaaaaaattaaaacctgtcCTTTTTGACGCCCTAACATTGCTGGCTTGGTTAAAAGAAACCACTCATCATTTTCAAAATTGCCCTTGTAAAGAAgctgaaatgaaaatcaaaagcaatCCAGAACCACTAAATCTGAAGACTTTTTAGAATGAGAAGGAATTGTAAGACTCACCTATCTCACCTCCCTTCCCAAAGCTGAAATTTTCTTtagaattcaaaaatatttatcctgCACTTCCTTATATTGGGATGAGTTCTGCCATCCGGAACTACACAGATCACATAGTACCTTCCTCCTCCATGCTAATGCCCTTCACATGATGAATCCAATGGCAACATCACTCCTAAGTCTGTCTTTACTCAAGCTTACATTTTCTGCTACAATTAACCAACCTTCTGCTATGTGTTTTTTAGATCCCATTTTATCAAGGTCATTCTGCTTTATCCAGGCCTCAGTTAATTCAAATTTCTCTTATATAGGGCAGCCAACCTTGAACATAGTATTTCACTGTTTCATAATATTGACTTTATGACTAACTAAAAATCTCAAGGCAATTTTCTCATGAGCTTCTGTTTGGCATAATAGCTTAAGGCAAGGTCAATGGTGTAATGTTATTCTCAAACAGAAgatctcttgttttttgtttcctcataaaaatacattatacatcATCATTCCCACTGGAAAGGTTCATCACTTCTTAATGACTAATACCTGATGCATTTTActggctttttaaattataatttgagGTAAATAATTGGTACATAATTTATCTGTTGGAAAATGTCATGGGAATGTCTGATGTGGACATACAAACTTACAAGGTCAGTCACAGTACTAACTGAAGATCAGTCATctcttaacaataaaaaaaaaaaaaattgagcactGAATTTACCACTCTCCCAGATGgatttcaccatttttattcctttctgtgAGATGGGTTTCTATAAAAGCATAttacattttggatatttatgGGAGTTGGGGTgtaaagctaattttaaaaatggcaatccACTCAAGAAGCAACACCTTCCAGTTTGTGAGAGTtactctataatttttttatacaaaGTGACAGTGTTAAGCAACTAGGGTGGaggatttttcaaatatataacatGATGGTGATCAGGATGGTTTATTCAGAAAGCATCTACTGAAGAGTTACCCTTACCTCCATCCAACAAAGACTTCAGAAACAGCGGACTCTAACATGAAGGCTTTCATTTTCCTCCCCTTCGTGTTCGTGACCATGTTCTCAGGTAAGAAAAGTTACATTCGAAGACTTTCCTTCAACTCTCAAAGAATTAGAAACGTTGAGTGACTTAGCAATACTTTATCAGAAAATGTTAAAGTGACAAATATCCatcagacagagaaaaggaagagggtcATTCCCGACAGCATAAATATAGACCAAAGGCATAAAAGTAAGGACAAGGTAAGACAACAGAGAATAATGGTTTTGTGCAGctgaagagaagcagaggcaggggaATGGGAAAAGCGATACATTACACTAGAAAGATAATGAAATCTAAAGGGGTTATGAGAGTTTGTGAATACTCTCAAGCTCACATTCCCTAAAAAATACGGCTTTGTATGATGATCTAGGGCTATGTCGTTAAAGAGAAATGGGTTCTAACCTTGgcttttcaatttcttatttatGTCATTTGGGGCAACTCACATAATATTTtaatctctgttttctcatttataaaatgaaagtaaatatcCATTCCTAGATGCTGTCATAAGGATCACATTTGCACTGATATTAGCTACCATCACTTGAGCTCTCTGGTGCCTTGAGCTCCATTCCTTACCTCAATCCAGTTACACGGTCTGTTTTCAAAGATGCAATTTCCAGCTAGGGTTGTAAATTTCTCGAGATAATAAGTGACACAgacattctatatttttataatatatgtgcCAGAGAAAAGAGGTATATTATACATGCATTTATTAGGATTATATACGTTTTAGAGGAAAAATCTGCATCGATAAAATCACTTCTAGAACATACATGTTCCTTAACAGCAGGTACCATATCTCTTTTGAACTTCAGTGCCTTGCCCGGTGACATTTTATAGGTACTGAGAAGGCATTTGTTGATGGAAGAAAGTACACGAATACCAGATGTGGTGGTTCTGTGGATTTGGAGggtgaagaaaagagaggggTCAGGAATATGACTGTTACAATATAAAGCAATGCCTAGAGTGTATTTCGTTTGTAAAATCAGAAGAGATAAATACGAAACAATAAGTGAGGATAATTATTTTGTGaaagtttaacttaaaaaaaaaaaaaccatgattaAGCCACATTCTGATATTTGAGTTCAGTTTTTTACTCAAAAATCCACCCTCGGTTTTTACTTTACAAATTTAGCCATGTGAGCAAggatattttaattggattttcaTTAGATCATTGTGAGTactaggaaaagagagaaataccaTAGTTACTCATTGCCAGAAGAccgtttaaataaattatggtaaattgaacaaatgaaataatattcagcccttagggaaaataataaaagtgctCTATACGTACTGATATAGAGAAACCTCACTGTACTGCCAAGGGAGACAATAAGGAGTAGAACAATGTGCTAGTAAGTATGTGGAAATATATATCCCCAATATGtttgtaaatatgtaaaacatcTCTGGAATAATACCAAAGAACACCTAGTAAATGTAATTTTGTCCAAGGTGCTTTGGtacaggaaaggaagggaaagttatttttaactatttaccTTTTTCTATCTTGGAAATTAAACGTATTTGCTTGTAtgacctttaaaaaaaccaaacataagTTACAAAGAAAATTGGTCAGCTgatctagtttttattatttcatccaCTTCTTTATTCTAATTGATTTCTTCTCAATGTTAGTGCCTGTTAAGGAACACTGTTTGATTCTTACAACTCATGCCTATACTCATCTTAAtgcagaaaataattattttcttatccatttttctgGCTATAGCCTAtccttcttttttgttattattatgttatgtcatTGCCTATCCTTCTCATgtgtcacctcctccagaaagGAGAGATGATGCCCTACGATCACCAATCTTAATTCTGGGTCTATTGTCTAATTTACTTCTCACCTTGATCATACTACTGTAaatgtctgtctgtttgtttgtaCCCACTGTTAGACTTCCCAGCTTCTTTGGGGCAGAATAACAATGTCTTGtttgggcgcctggtggctcagtgtgttgagcctctgccttcagctcaggtcatgatctcagggttctgggatcgagccccacatcgggctctctgctcggcaggaagcctgcttcctcccatctctctacctgtctctatgtctacttgtgatctctctctgtcaaataaataactaaaatctttaaaaacaacaacaacaatgtcTTATTCATGGCTGTGTGTCTAGATCTTACTATAGTTCCACCATAGTAATGGACTCTTGAAATATACTTTTTGGTAGATTGAAAGAATGGCTATATCATACCCACATGCTCCAGCTCACACTATACCACCAGTTAGTAAGCCAGGTTCCTGAGTGCCAAGCTCCTGACCTGGGTCAGACCTGGGTAAGACCTTAACTACCAATAATATGGTATACCATTGCATGCTCAATGGATGATAATCAACAAAGCATTTGATTTTAGTCAAGTTTACCTGAAGGTACAAATGTGTACGCttatggaaatataaattgaaaaaattaccAAGGAAGCCTGTGAAGAAAATGCAAGCCTGAAGACAGCTTTTGAGGAAACCCCAGTTGAGAAAGGATGGGGGAACAGAGAGTCATTAAGCAGAAAAGGTGAGGAAGCCAAAAAGAAACACTCTTGTACTAAaccaagaacaagaaacataAGACCCAACAGAATTCCATTGCACTCAACAACTAGAAAGCCATTCCACACATTTATGGATTGCTTATGGGTTGTTGTCTAATCCCTGCTTATTTTGGAATAGAATTtgaataaatcttataaatatataaatatagtatatatatttaatatacatattatataatataatatatgacatataatatataacatatattttataacatataatttattcaaGTTCTATTCCAAACATATATCTATttatcaaatatacatatatatgtttttatcttACAAATACATatgatgtgtatatgtgtgtatgtatatatatgtataagttatatatatatatatatatatatatatatgtatatagtgatggataaacttccaaaatcaATTTGAGAGATGAAGTAGAAGAGCTAAGATACTTAGGTATTAAGAAAtagtcacaaaaaataaaaaagaaatagtcacGTAATATCTACCACCTCCTCCAGTAGTTTgagcacaaaagaaagaaacaaataatcacCAGGGAATAGGGCTGATTGACTGATGCTACGGCCCTTGTGGGAAATGGTGGACATAAAGCTGATGTTCTGAAGAAGGAAATCACCACCCTTGGAACAGGGGTAAGCGGCGAAGAAAACAGCTACAGAAAGCATAtatgagatggagaaaagaatatgtaaagaGGGTTCATGCCTGCCTGGCAGGACTTATGTCTGGAAAATTGATGATAGCATCTTCTGTAGCATGAAGTTGGGAATACAGGAAAGGGTTCTGTGATGGAGAGAAAGTTTATAATGGTTATAACGCAGAGTGTCTTGATTAATTAGGAAATCATTAAAAGGAATTTGTAGTATGAAATGTGGATAATTCAGCTCAAGTAATTCAGACTGATTTAGAAATGGGACAGACTGGTTTGGACCCATGAGTTTTAGAAACCACGTGATAGAgttaaggaaaaaatggaagaatcaAAACATTAAGGTTATGAGAAGTTATGCAAAGCTTCTGTCTTGAGGTTTGGTTAAAAACAATCAAAGAGGCATGAAATACATACTACCTCTGGGGATAATGCTGTTGATTTTGAATTGTTGAagttaaataacattattttacttttgtgcTTATGGTATCATTCCAGCGTCTTCAAcccaaattttgaaaacaaatgtttttaagcCACAGGAGGGTCCAGAACCTGCATttattcttgaaagaaaaaatgaagataacCATCGAGGAGAACAACAGGAATCTAATCAGCAAGGAGGTAGCAACACACAAGGAAAACAAGCAACATTTAGCCTGCAAGGACAAACAGGGTATTCTAACCAGCCAGGGAAACCAGGGAATTTTAATAAGCAAGAAAGGCCAGGAATTCTCCATCAGCCTGGGAGTCTGCAAGGGAATTCAGGAGGCTCTAATTCAAAAGAGAATGCTGAAGCTTCTAATGAACAAGGAAAAACAGGATCTTCTAGCCAGCACAGGCATCCAGGGTCATCCAACCAGCAAGGGCATCCAGGGTCATCCGGCCAGCAAGGGTATCCAGGGTCATCCAGCCAGCAAGGGTGTCCAGGGTCATCCGGCCAGCAAGGGTATCCAGGGTCATCCAGCCAGCAGAGGGGTACAGGGTCGTCTAGCCAGCAAGGGGGTGCAGGCTCATCTAGCCAGCAAGGGGGTTCAATTTCATCTGACCCACAAAGAAGACCAGGATGGTCTAACCAACAAGGGAAATCAAGGTCTTTTTAcaatcaagaagaaagaaaaaatgtaggcAACCCTTTGAATGCCAATATAATGGAGATTCAGGTTAGTGttcatctctttgttttttccctctcctaACTTACCtcagccagggcgcctgggttgctcagttggttaagcgactgccttcagctcaggtcatgatcctggaatcccaggatggagtcccacatcaggctccctgcctagcaaaacaaacaaacaaacaaacaaacaaacaaaaacttacctCAGCCATTCTATTTTCCAAGACttgaaatagttaacaaaatatACTGTACTAATGACAGATACTTTGTGGTGATAGTGATTCAACAAAATGAGGAGGGATCTGGAGGTGGCCATTTTCATATACATCGATGATCATTGATGAGTCATCCTTCTCCATTCCATTTCTCATTCCCTTCTACTTCCACACCAGGCTTTCTACCTATACGGGACAAAGTCAGGCCTCCGTGAACTGAGTCCCTATCCCCACCAGATTTAACGTTTCATGCCTTTCTCCATCCCATCCATAATCTACAAGCCACTCAAGGTTCATTTCTAAATCATAAATCTCATCTGTCCTATCACTGCCCAGTAGGAAATTCTTCCGTGGCACCATACTGCCTAGAAGATAAGACCCAAACTCCTGAGCATGgcatttaggattttttaatgaTTGGAACCCATGTCATGATTAGTTATGATTGGACATTTCATGTCACTCTTGGTCACACATCATCCACATTTTACAGAACCCTTTGATGTTCTACAGTTGTATTCCAAATATCGATGATATTCTTTCTCATAGAATGTACCATATTGCTTTGTAATTGATTGTATGTTCAGTTGGAATGTGAACCCCTCTAAAGAAAGTacgatttctttttaaatctatgtCCCTAAATTCTAGAACAAGACAGGCATACAATATGTTCTCTTGGACTGCTTGTCAGACGAGTGAATGATGATGTTTTCGAGACATCATTGCAAACAGCTGTACATCCATGACTCCTGTGTTGCCTCTGAGTCCTGCTGTGCTTCGGGTTTACTtgccagtttctctctctcccaagtgCCAGCCTCCTATTTCCATTCAGCAATGATCCTGGGCACTCCACTTACTCCATCCAAAACAGTTTGGTAGAGCACGCCCTGATCTTAAtgggaatttcatttttttacctCAGATTTGTCATTCCTCACTCGGCACCCTTTCTAATGAAAATTGCCTGTCCCTCTCATCCTTATGTCTAGGCTGGCATGAAGTAGTGATCTTCCAGGGACGCTCCCACCAACCAGAACTTACTGTCACCACCAGCATGTTTCTGAGTGTTTACAGTGTCACTTAAGCTTTCCCAATGTCACATTCTTTTTGGAAACAGGTGTGCTAACCCTGTCCATTTCAGAGCATGTGTGAAGGAAAGAGATGGATTGAAACAAAAATGGGGGTTGAGTCAGAAAAAACTAAGCTAGAGGTTCACCTTCCTTGGTCCTAAGAAGACGAAACCTCCTGCTGAAGATCCTCACAATTTCATTTAGTGTCTCTGTTCTCATCTGCTGTCAGAGCTCCTTTCTATTCATAGGTGTCTGTCATTCTGTGATTCCCTCCTAAGTTAGTGCCTCAGGTAGTACTTAACTCTGCACAATCCTACCTcctgcctcattttctttcatgtgaTTTGACAAAAGAAAGTTTCAGTTAATGAAGACCACATGTGGAATGCCTTTGtgtccgtcagttaagtgtctgactctatTTCAGTTCAGtccataatctcagggtctgtgagatggagccctgctcgtGGGgaagtctgctcaagattctctccctcggggcgcctgggtggctcagtggtttgggctgctgccttcagctcaggtcatgatctcagggtcctgtgatcgggccccgcatcgggctccctgctccgcaggaagcctgcttccctctctctctctctctctgcctgcctctctgcttacttgtgatctctgtctgtcaaataaataaataaaatcttaaaaaaaaaaaaaaaagattctctccctctgcccctccccacactcttgtgcacactctctctctcaaataaataaataaatctctaaaaaatatatacaaccaCATATGTTATTTGCCAGTATGACTTTTCCATAATTATTGTTTTCTCAGGCAAGGGAAGACTTGCCTACAAGGAATTAAAGTGGGGCAGTCTGATGTGTAATAAGAGGAGGGGCTCTGGAGCTGCATTAATTTAGGGTCTGCTCCCCAACTTGAGTATTTAATCCATATCTGGTCTGGGGCTTGTCACTTAAATATACTGTATGCCTGTGATTATGCAACAGAGCAAAATCTactcttttttcagttttgttgtgtaatttaaattaaaataaaaggattaacAAAATGATTGCTTTAGAGCAATGCTTAATCAATAATTAATTAGCAAGAACTCCTGGTTTAACTACAATATCAGAATTAAATCGAGTTCCCTTTATTTGCCTATTGGTCTTTGACTTTACTGCAGACTGGAAAAACCAGCAGCAAGAACCCAGCTGGAAATACAAAATGTCCATCTGTCTACAAGCCAGTCTGTGGTTCTGATGGAAAAACCTATGGGAACCGCTGTGTATTCAATGAAGCCAAAAGGTAAGATGACTCTTTGTGTCTTTGTATCAGGAAGTATTATTGTGATCGAAAGGGggtaaaagaacatttttctctgtgtctttgtaGTTTTCTCTGAATAGTGCCTTGGGTGTTTTGTCCAAGGAAACATGAAAGATACTGAACCCTGAAACAGTAAATTCAGGCATTTTCTGAGAGAATGTGCTAATTCAGCTTTTGAAGTAGGAATAAATTGATTATTGAGTCattcatttaccaaatatttattaaacttccACTATATACCAGGCATTGCTTGTGTGGAAGGGAAGGTGGTGAGCAAAACACACAGAATTACTTCCTGCTTCCATGGAGCTTTTCTTGTAGTTGAAGACAGCAAACACAAtgtatcagaggataaacaggaCTGTGAATCCCATGGATTACTTAATCTTGACTATTAAAacgtatttttaatttaaataacagTATTAGAGAATGGATTTGGTGAGCCAGGCAAACATTTAAGGGTTGCACGCTTGTCCATCCACACAAAACATAATGATTATAAGGCTGCTTAAAATGAGAACACATGGCTAAGCAAGAGTTACATGACTCAGCTTTCAAAATCAATGAAGGTTCAGCCATAAAGATAGTAATGAGG from the Mustela nigripes isolate SB6536 chromosome 12, MUSNIG.SB6536, whole genome shotgun sequence genome contains:
- the MARCOL gene encoding MARCO-like protein; this translates as MKAFIFLPFVFVTMFSASSTQILKTNVFKPQEGPEPAFILERKNEDNHRGEQQESNQQGGSNTQGKQATFSLQGQTGYSNQPGKPGNFNKQERPGILHQPGSLQGNSGGSNSKENAEASNEQGKTGSSSQHRHPGSSNQQGHPGSSGQQGYPGSSSQQGCPGSSGQQGYPGSSSQQRGTGSSSQQGGAGSSSQQGGSISSDPQRRPGWSNQQGKSRSFYNQEERKNVGNPLNANIMEIQTGKTSSKNPAGNTKCPSVYKPVCGSDGKTYGNRCVFNEAKRDSFRTSDYNRSSVTSNMKVRIPPVKEPEYGSQLFQVPGALWFQKVKRL